One Chryseobacterium sp. StRB126 genomic region harbors:
- a CDS encoding LytR/AlgR family response regulator transcription factor has product MNCIIVDDEPLARAEMRSLISETSKIDVLGEFSNAPSALDFLKDNDVDLIFLDIEMPMVTGLEFAEMLPKKSLIIFTTAYSQYALKSYELEAVDYLLKPIDPQRLEKAINKAILYTELLSNNTIKNTIESNTSDFLFIKADRRFYKISFSDIKFIEGLKDYVVIHTRQQKLITAMNLKTIHQKVSGENFIRVSKSYVVNADYIDSFDNHNIYIEEAEIPIGEVYKAEFFTKYTDGLLGTD; this is encoded by the coding sequence ATGAATTGTATTATAGTTGATGATGAGCCTCTGGCAAGAGCAGAAATGCGTTCGCTCATTAGTGAAACCTCAAAGATTGATGTTTTAGGCGAATTTTCTAATGCTCCCTCTGCATTGGATTTCCTTAAAGATAATGATGTAGATCTTATTTTTCTGGATATTGAAATGCCTATGGTGACAGGATTGGAATTTGCAGAAATGCTTCCCAAAAAATCTCTGATTATTTTTACTACAGCTTATTCTCAATATGCTTTGAAAAGCTATGAACTGGAAGCGGTAGACTATCTTTTGAAACCAATTGATCCGCAGAGGCTTGAAAAAGCTATCAATAAAGCCATCTTATACACCGAACTTTTATCTAATAATACCATAAAGAATACCATAGAATCTAACACTTCCGATTTTTTATTCATTAAAGCTGACCGAAGATTTTATAAGATTAGTTTCTCAGATATTAAATTTATAGAAGGGCTGAAAGATTATGTAGTGATTCATACCAGACAGCAGAAGCTTATTACAGCAATGAATCTGAAGACAATTCATCAGAAAGTTTCCGGAGAGAATTTTATCAGAGTAAGCAAGTCGTATGTAGTGAATGCCGACTATATTGATTCATTTGATAACCATAATATATACATTGAAGAAGCCGAAATTCCTATCGGAGAAGTATATAAGGCGGAATTCTTTACAAAATATACAGATGGACTTTTAGGGACTGATTGA
- a CDS encoding CocE/NonD family hydrolase: protein MNFKILLALIFVNLMQAQKFYFPKTAVNDSLNLEKQMPTLAAQVISNLQTVKYKPKNDVDFSDALFRMQIVAKEYKKSIATLAEHRNQFADHNMAGYKSMGYEVYSMAKVTEATTKTPFPKALQEAFNKKYKSLDDHLLPRVGLAVYGDVNNFRKLLKKALDKQKGKDSIDYPSALALCKAYLNYKTYSSIHPQIMQLLALKDKEKFITETRDLTTKNGNTLTITIIRKKENKSPLPVILTSNIYAGEIDHFFGKRAAVYNYVGAVVNTRGKRNSNDENNPFEHESQDLYEVIDWLSKQPWSNGKVGMIGGSYVGFSQWAAVKNLHPALKTIVPQVSVGIGIDYPAQNNVFMNYMLQWIQYVTNNKYTDEADFSNAVKWDSINTAWYKSGKSFRALDTISGKPSKIFQRWLDHPGYDQYWQKMVPYKEEFAKINIPILTTTGYYDDDQIGALYYYKEHLKYNKNADHYLVIGPYNHGGAQSFGFTYVEGNPIDPAARISIDDLAFSWFDYILKNGKKPEILKDKVNFQVMNTNAWKHVPNLDQMHTSSLKFYLQNSKNNSSVFNKPTQQSFTPLTVDFKNRNDKDTYYAVSKKDSIKTTNSIYFESEVLDKDLIISGSISGIFNLSLNKKDVDTNIYLYQIKPDGKLFSLSSQLARASYSKDNEVRQLLTPSTIEQIPIKNAYVMSKKIEKGSKLLLLVGVNKNPNWQINYGTGKDVSEETIKDAGEPIMIKWYNDSYVEIPVYKD, encoded by the coding sequence ATGAATTTTAAGATACTTTTAGCATTAATTTTTGTCAACCTCATGCAGGCTCAAAAATTTTATTTTCCGAAAACGGCTGTCAACGACTCCCTTAATTTGGAAAAACAGATGCCTACATTGGCCGCTCAAGTGATCTCTAACCTTCAGACTGTGAAGTATAAACCTAAAAATGATGTAGATTTTTCGGATGCCCTTTTTCGGATGCAGATTGTAGCTAAAGAGTACAAAAAATCCATTGCAACCCTCGCTGAACATCGTAATCAGTTTGCAGATCATAATATGGCCGGATACAAATCTATGGGATACGAAGTTTACAGTATGGCCAAAGTAACAGAAGCAACAACTAAGACACCATTTCCAAAAGCTCTTCAGGAAGCATTTAATAAAAAATATAAAAGTCTTGATGACCATTTGCTTCCAAGAGTTGGTCTTGCTGTTTATGGTGATGTAAATAACTTCAGGAAGCTATTGAAAAAAGCACTTGATAAACAAAAAGGAAAAGACAGTATAGATTATCCTTCGGCGCTGGCATTATGTAAAGCTTATTTAAATTATAAGACGTATTCCAGCATCCATCCTCAGATTATGCAGCTTTTGGCTTTAAAGGATAAAGAAAAATTTATTACAGAAACGAGAGACCTTACAACCAAGAATGGAAATACCCTTACCATAACTATTATCAGAAAAAAAGAGAACAAATCACCTCTTCCGGTTATCCTTACCAGTAATATTTATGCCGGGGAAATTGATCATTTTTTCGGAAAGAGAGCTGCTGTTTACAATTATGTAGGAGCTGTGGTTAATACCAGAGGTAAAAGAAACAGCAATGATGAGAATAATCCTTTTGAACATGAATCTCAGGATCTTTATGAAGTAATAGACTGGCTAAGCAAACAGCCTTGGAGTAATGGAAAAGTGGGAATGATTGGAGGCAGCTATGTAGGATTCAGTCAATGGGCAGCTGTGAAGAACCTGCATCCGGCTTTAAAAACCATTGTGCCGCAAGTTTCCGTAGGAATCGGAATTGATTATCCTGCTCAGAATAATGTATTCATGAATTACATGCTGCAATGGATTCAGTATGTTACCAATAATAAATATACCGATGAAGCAGATTTCAGTAATGCTGTAAAATGGGACTCTATTAATACGGCATGGTATAAAAGCGGGAAATCATTCAGAGCTTTGGATACTATCAGTGGTAAGCCAAGCAAAATATTCCAAAGATGGCTGGATCATCCGGGTTATGACCAATACTGGCAGAAAATGGTTCCTTATAAAGAGGAGTTTGCTAAAATCAACATCCCTATTCTCACCACTACGGGATACTATGATGATGACCAGATTGGAGCATTATATTATTACAAAGAACATTTAAAATACAATAAGAATGCAGACCATTATCTGGTAATAGGACCTTATAATCATGGCGGAGCACAAAGCTTCGGATTTACTTATGTGGAAGGAAACCCTATAGATCCTGCTGCAAGAATCAGTATTGATGATCTTGCTTTTTCCTGGTTCGATTATATTCTTAAAAATGGTAAGAAACCGGAAATTTTAAAAGACAAGGTTAATTTTCAGGTGATGAATACCAACGCATGGAAACATGTTCCCAATCTGGATCAAATGCACACTTCCAGTCTTAAGTTTTATCTTCAGAACAGCAAAAACAATTCTTCTGTTTTTAATAAACCCACCCAACAAAGTTTTACACCACTTACTGTTGATTTCAAAAACAGAAATGATAAAGACACCTATTATGCTGTAAGTAAAAAAGACAGCATTAAAACAACCAATTCCATTTATTTTGAAAGTGAAGTTTTGGATAAGGACCTTATCATCAGTGGAAGTATATCCGGAATTTTTAATCTTTCCCTTAATAAAAAAGATGTAGATACCAATATTTATCTCTATCAGATCAAACCGGATGGGAAGCTTTTCTCTTTATCTTCTCAACTTGCAAGAGCCAGCTATTCTAAAGATAATGAGGTACGCCAGCTTCTTACTCCCAGTACCATAGAACAGATTCCCATAAAAAACGCTTACGTTATGAGTAAAAAGATAGAAAAAGGAAGCAAGTTACTTTTATTGGTAGGTGTTAACAAAAATCCGAACTGGCAGATCAATTACGGGACAGGTAAAGATGTAAGTGAAGAAACAATAAAGGATGCAGGAGAACCGATAATGATAAAATGGTATAATGACAGCTATGTGGAAATACCTGTTTATAAAGACTAA
- a CDS encoding APC family permease → MSQLFRRKVYSDTDTSTGLLRVLGVWDIVFFGIAAIIGAGSFSSLGEAVFRGGPGVILLYLICGFACGFTALCYAEFASRIPTAGSAYTYAYASFGELIAWIIGWALIMEYSFGNIYVAFSWSDYFTSFLSRLGMHIPDYLTCSYTEASKAIRNGSENKELINAWNTAPLIGSLKFIVDVPALVINGLITWLCYVGVKESKNFNNSLVLLKLGVILLVILVGFAYINTDNWTPISPTTGTPSFMPNGFTGVMSAVSGVFFAYIGFDALSVLSEETKDPQKTLPKGMIISLVLCTVIYIALTLVLTGMVDYRKFDGVGDPLSFIFEKTNANVAWMELVVSFVAIVAITTVLLVFQMGQPRIWYAMSRDGLMPQKFLTIHPKYKTPSFATIVTGIVVGIPILFTDKTFILDFTSIGTIFAFVLVCAGVLTLPAKEKIKGRFHLPYVNGKIIFPVIFIGGLIAFYYWQPEFFQTLMNWSDPKDGEFRASIFFFILINLILCVVTFIKNLSLIPLIGLSSCLYLLTGMSHENWFWFGMWFLIGMFIYFFYGYKNSKLGKELKNS, encoded by the coding sequence ATGAGTCAACTTTTTAGAAGGAAAGTCTATTCGGATACAGATACTTCAACAGGACTTTTAAGAGTTTTAGGTGTATGGGACATCGTATTTTTTGGTATTGCGGCAATTATAGGAGCTGGGAGTTTCAGCAGTTTGGGAGAAGCCGTTTTCAGAGGTGGCCCGGGTGTGATCCTTCTCTATTTGATTTGCGGCTTTGCCTGTGGTTTCACCGCTTTATGTTATGCTGAATTTGCCAGCAGAATTCCTACAGCAGGATCTGCCTATACATATGCGTATGCCAGTTTCGGGGAATTAATTGCCTGGATCATCGGCTGGGCATTGATTATGGAATATTCTTTTGGAAATATTTACGTAGCTTTTTCATGGTCCGATTATTTCACCAGCTTTTTAAGCCGTCTTGGAATGCATATTCCTGATTACCTGACCTGCAGTTATACGGAAGCCAGCAAAGCCATCAGGAACGGTTCAGAAAATAAAGAATTAATCAATGCATGGAATACGGCTCCACTGATTGGAAGTCTTAAGTTTATTGTAGATGTTCCCGCTTTGGTCATCAATGGGTTAATTACATGGCTTTGTTATGTAGGAGTAAAGGAAAGTAAAAATTTCAATAATTCATTAGTTCTCTTAAAGCTAGGAGTAATCCTATTGGTTATCTTAGTTGGTTTCGCTTATATCAATACCGATAATTGGACACCAATAAGCCCTACAACAGGAACTCCATCCTTTATGCCTAATGGGTTTACAGGGGTTATGAGTGCCGTTTCAGGGGTTTTCTTTGCCTATATTGGTTTTGATGCCTTAAGTGTCCTTTCTGAAGAAACAAAGGATCCCCAAAAGACCTTACCAAAAGGGATGATTATCTCTCTGGTATTGTGTACCGTGATCTATATCGCCCTTACTCTGGTATTAACAGGGATGGTAGATTATAGAAAATTTGATGGTGTGGGAGACCCGCTTTCATTCATCTTTGAAAAAACAAATGCTAATGTAGCATGGATGGAACTGGTAGTTTCTTTCGTTGCGATTGTTGCCATCACTACTGTATTGTTGGTTTTCCAGATGGGGCAGCCAAGAATCTGGTACGCCATGAGCCGCGATGGATTGATGCCTCAGAAGTTCCTTACTATTCACCCAAAATATAAAACCCCATCTTTTGCAACGATCGTTACAGGGATTGTAGTAGGAATTCCTATCTTATTTACAGATAAAACCTTTATCCTTGATTTTACAAGTATAGGAACCATCTTCGCGTTTGTTCTGGTTTGTGCCGGAGTTTTAACACTTCCTGCTAAAGAAAAAATAAAAGGCAGATTCCACCTTCCTTATGTCAACGGTAAAATTATTTTCCCGGTTATTTTCATTGGTGGGCTGATCGCCTTCTACTATTGGCAACCTGAGTTTTTCCAAACATTGATGAATTGGAGTGATCCTAAAGACGGTGAGTTCAGAGCCTCTATTTTCTTCTTTATTTTGATTAACCTAATCTTATGTGTGGTTACTTTTATAAAGAATCTTTCTCTTATTCCATTAATAGGATTAAGCTCTTGCCTATACCTCCTTACCGGAATGAGCCATGAAAACTGGTTCTGGTTTGGAATGTGGTTCCTGATTGGAATGTTTATTTACTTCTTCTATGGTTATAAAAACAGTAAACTGGGAAAGGAGCTAAAGAATAGCTAA
- a CDS encoding DUF4377 domain-containing protein has protein sequence MKSIATILKGAAPALALLAMTQCTTTAGVSAGDEKTFIVGSQTADCTGVAPMKCLQVKEKASEGWTNFYTNIEGFTYEPGYEYVLKVKTEKIANPPADASSIKYTLIKQVSKTKKETAAAGEKTLIVGAQTVDCSAGAGHMKCLQVKENASENWSNFYSNIEGFTYEPGYEYVLKVKTEKIANPPADASSIKYTLVEQVSKTKK, from the coding sequence ATGAAAAGTATAGCAACCATTCTAAAAGGGGCAGCCCCTGCATTAGCATTATTAGCAATGACGCAGTGTACAACAACGGCTGGAGTATCCGCTGGAGATGAAAAAACTTTCATCGTAGGATCACAAACAGCAGACTGTACAGGAGTAGCTCCTATGAAATGTTTGCAAGTAAAAGAAAAAGCTTCTGAAGGCTGGACAAATTTTTACACAAACATCGAAGGATTTACTTATGAACCAGGGTATGAATATGTTTTAAAAGTAAAAACAGAAAAAATTGCTAATCCACCAGCAGATGCTTCTTCAATAAAATATACATTGATAAAGCAAGTTTCTAAAACGAAAAAAGAGACTGCCGCAGCGGGTGAAAAAACACTTATCGTAGGAGCACAAACGGTAGACTGTTCTGCAGGAGCAGGTCACATGAAGTGCCTACAGGTAAAAGAAAATGCTTCTGAAAACTGGAGTAATTTCTACAGCAATATTGAAGGGTTCACTTACGAACCGGGTTACGAATATGTTTTAAAAGTAAAAACAGAAAAAATCGCTAATCCACCGGCAGATGCTTCTTCAATAAAATATACATTGGTAGAACAGGTTTCTAAAACCAAGAAATAA
- a CDS encoding lipocalin family protein, translating to MKRLLFSSALVFGVLASAQGLKREDVIGFWKLKESGFYEGKNKVVKDFDNCQLMRNYAIREDGFAVYNYIEGKVGDCIPSEPRLTFWKIIDNRIQFYADDKNILEEVVVTVNKDKTMTFSSYIAVPVKDKDPELEKLLNTIHYDIVEFVY from the coding sequence ATGAAGAGGCTGTTGTTTTCTTCTGCTTTGGTTTTTGGTGTTTTGGCAAGTGCACAGGGCCTTAAGAGAGAAGATGTTATAGGATTTTGGAAGTTAAAAGAATCCGGATTTTACGAAGGAAAAAATAAGGTGGTTAAAGACTTTGACAACTGTCAACTGATGCGTAACTATGCTATACGGGAAGATGGTTTTGCTGTGTATAACTATATAGAAGGGAAAGTGGGAGATTGTATACCATCGGAGCCAAGGCTTACCTTCTGGAAGATCATAGACAACAGAATTCAGTTTTATGCAGATGATAAAAATATTCTTGAAGAAGTTGTGGTGACTGTAAATAAAGATAAAACAATGACTTTTTCAAGTTATATTGCTGTTCCGGTTAAAGATAAAGACCCTGAGTTGGAAAAGCTATTAAATACCATTCATTATGATATTGTAGAATTTGTATATTAA
- a CDS encoding SPFH domain-containing protein: MGIFLAPVIIFGLIILFASFFVVKQETAVIIERFGKFQGVKHSGLHLKLPIIDQIAKRLNLRIQQLDVMIDTKTLDNVFIKMKISVQYQVIRNQVGDAYYRLENPENQITSFVFDVVRAEVPKMKLDDVFVRKDDIAVAVKSELQEAMNSYGYDIIKALVTDIDPDEQVKHAMNRINAAEREKTAAEYESEAQRIRIVAVAKAEAESKKLQGQGIADQRREIAKGLEESVRMLNNVEINSHEASALIVVTQHYDTLHSIGASNRSNLVLLPNSPTAASSMLNDLVVAMTTANTVGEASKGKYPEPPQKESGY, translated from the coding sequence ATGGGTATTTTTCTGGCTCCCGTTATTATTTTCGGGCTTATTATTTTATTTGCATCGTTTTTTGTGGTTAAACAGGAGACGGCAGTAATTATTGAACGTTTTGGAAAATTCCAGGGAGTTAAGCATTCCGGGCTTCATTTGAAGCTGCCTATTATAGATCAGATCGCGAAAAGGTTAAACCTTAGAATTCAGCAGCTGGATGTAATGATTGATACCAAAACACTGGATAACGTATTCATCAAGATGAAGATTTCCGTTCAGTATCAGGTCATCAGAAACCAGGTAGGAGATGCCTATTACCGTCTGGAAAATCCGGAAAATCAGATTACTTCTTTTGTATTTGACGTAGTACGTGCTGAAGTTCCTAAAATGAAGCTGGATGATGTTTTTGTGCGAAAAGACGATATTGCGGTAGCCGTAAAAAGTGAGCTTCAGGAAGCAATGAACAGCTACGGATATGATATCATCAAAGCATTGGTAACGGATATTGATCCGGATGAACAGGTAAAACATGCCATGAACAGAATTAATGCTGCAGAAAGAGAAAAAACAGCTGCAGAATATGAATCCGAAGCACAAAGAATCAGAATTGTTGCTGTTGCTAAAGCAGAAGCTGAATCGAAAAAGTTACAAGGGCAGGGGATCGCCGATCAAAGAAGAGAAATTGCAAAAGGACTTGAAGAATCTGTAAGAATGCTGAACAATGTAGAAATCAATTCTCACGAAGCATCCGCTCTTATTGTTGTGACACAGCATTACGATACCCTGCATTCCATAGGAGCAAGTAACAGAAGTAATCTTGTTCTTCTTCCCAATTCCCCAACGGCAGCCAGCAGTATGCTGAATGATCTTGTTGTAGCAATGACAACAGCCAATACAGTAGGAGAAGCAAGCAAAGGAAAGTACCCTGAACCACCACAAAAAGAATCAGGATATTAA
- a CDS encoding DMT family transporter, which produces MGRSYLFLALAIVFEIIATTFLKKSEEFSKLWPSVVTVIGYACAFYFLSLSLRQIPVGITYAIWSGVGIVFITIIGVVAFKQVPDLPAIIGIALIIIGVIVINVFSKMGTH; this is translated from the coding sequence ATGGGACGCAGTTATCTTTTTCTGGCTTTGGCCATTGTATTTGAAATTATAGCCACAACCTTTCTGAAAAAATCAGAAGAGTTTTCCAAGCTGTGGCCCTCTGTGGTTACGGTAATAGGATATGCCTGCGCTTTTTATTTTTTAAGTCTGAGCCTTCGTCAGATTCCAGTGGGGATTACATATGCTATCTGGTCTGGAGTTGGAATCGTTTTCATTACCATAATTGGGGTGGTGGCATTCAAGCAGGTCCCGGATCTGCCTGCCATTATTGGAATTGCACTGATTATTATCGGAGTCATTGTAATTAATGTATTTTCAAAAATGGGCACTCATTAA
- a CDS encoding sensor histidine kinase translates to MKYRLWQFKETLAMDFLVENRYKYARHLLFLISFFLWLYSARFWQGFSGVHQLYVLLFVYSILITMVYINIYILVPRFFFNTRYIAYLLLLIIMGVIGINIIGFGFRSVFADFRVENIPRETEKGSVYEGVLMCIPIIFTTTTVKLLQKWIKDNQRINELSNLTMQMELNELRNQINPHFLFNMLNNVKALIRTDPAKASVVIVKLSEFLRYQLYENSAEKTLLTSEIDFLSNFLNLEKIRRENFTFDIQTEADNRTINTTFIPPNLFTTFVENAVKHSVDISGKESYVKINIRIEGQSLYFKCINSRNPDYLITDKKNSGLGLANITRRLELLYGDTFDLKINSEPKEYTIHLKIPI, encoded by the coding sequence ATGAAATATAGGCTATGGCAATTTAAAGAAACACTCGCAATGGATTTTCTGGTAGAAAATCGTTACAAATATGCCAGACACCTGTTGTTTCTCATATCATTTTTTCTTTGGCTGTACAGTGCCAGATTCTGGCAGGGGTTTTCAGGAGTACATCAGCTGTATGTATTGCTCTTTGTGTATTCGATACTGATTACCATGGTCTACATTAATATTTATATTCTGGTGCCGAGGTTTTTCTTTAACACACGATATATTGCCTATCTGCTACTTCTTATCATAATGGGAGTAATAGGGATTAATATTATAGGGTTTGGCTTCAGATCGGTTTTTGCGGATTTCAGGGTTGAAAACATTCCCAGAGAGACAGAAAAAGGAAGTGTTTATGAAGGAGTATTGATGTGTATTCCTATTATTTTTACCACCACTACAGTTAAGCTGTTGCAGAAATGGATTAAGGATAATCAAAGAATCAATGAGCTGAGTAATCTGACCATGCAAATGGAACTGAACGAGCTTAGAAACCAGATCAACCCTCACTTTCTTTTCAATATGCTGAATAATGTAAAAGCGCTCATCAGAACAGATCCTGCAAAAGCTTCAGTAGTAATTGTAAAGCTTTCAGAGTTTCTCAGATATCAGCTTTATGAAAACAGTGCTGAAAAAACCTTACTAACCTCAGAAATAGATTTTCTGTCCAATTTTTTAAATCTTGAAAAAATACGGCGTGAAAATTTTACTTTTGATATTCAGACAGAAGCTGACAACCGAACAATTAACACAACATTTATTCCCCCAAACCTGTTTACGACTTTTGTAGAAAATGCAGTAAAACATAGTGTTGATATCAGTGGTAAAGAATCGTATGTGAAAATAAACATTCGTATTGAAGGTCAAAGCCTCTATTTTAAATGTATCAATTCCCGGAATCCGGACTATCTTATTACAGATAAAAAGAATAGCGGCTTGGGGCTGGCCAATATCACCAGAAGATTAGAACTCCTTTATGGTGATACTTTCGATCTGAAAATAAATTCTGAACCTAAAGAATATACTATCCATTTAAAAATTCCGATATAA
- a CDS encoding class I SAM-dependent methyltransferase — MKDSTWLDKWNERYTQEEFVYGTAPNNYLEEQLKKLNPGTILFPADGEGRNSIYAALHGWKVSSFDISEQGRQKALQLAEQNNVTIDYQVGELQTLGYHEQQFDVIALIYAHFPADIKSSLHQMLDQYLRKGGFIIFEAFSKKHLDYVTKNEKVGGPRDIESLFSMEEIKADFPNYSIMELQEVEIELQEGLFHNGTGSVIRFVGQKQ, encoded by the coding sequence ATGAAAGACAGCACATGGCTTGACAAATGGAATGAAAGATACACCCAAGAAGAGTTCGTATATGGAACAGCACCCAATAATTATCTGGAAGAACAGCTCAAAAAGTTAAATCCCGGCACCATTCTGTTTCCGGCTGATGGTGAAGGAAGAAATTCTATTTATGCTGCATTACATGGCTGGAAGGTTTCATCTTTTGATATTAGTGAACAAGGCAGACAAAAAGCTTTACAATTGGCAGAGCAGAACAATGTAACCATTGATTATCAGGTTGGTGAACTTCAGACATTAGGCTATCATGAACAGCAGTTTGATGTAATTGCTCTCATCTACGCTCATTTTCCGGCAGACATTAAATCATCTCTACATCAAATGCTGGATCAGTATCTTCGCAAAGGTGGATTTATTATTTTCGAAGCTTTCAGTAAAAAGCATCTTGATTATGTCACGAAAAATGAAAAAGTAGGCGGACCAAGAGATATTGAGTCTTTATTTTCTATGGAAGAAATTAAAGCGGATTTCCCTAATTACTCTATTATGGAACTTCAAGAGGTAGAAATTGAGCTTCAGGAAGGTTTATTTCACAACGGAACGGGTTCTGTGATCCGTTTTGTGGGACAAAAACAATAG
- a CDS encoding DUF962 domain-containing protein, which produces MSERIKTYREFYQFYLTEHSKTGTRIFHFMGTLLIFVVIGYVISSGKERFLWYIPIVGYGFAWFSHAVIEKNKPATFKYPLWSLISDFKLFFELLIGKQKFRETNSPV; this is translated from the coding sequence ATGTCTGAAAGAATTAAAACATACAGAGAGTTTTATCAATTTTATCTTACGGAGCACAGTAAAACAGGAACCCGAATTTTTCACTTTATGGGTACACTGCTTATATTTGTTGTGATAGGATATGTTATCAGTTCAGGAAAGGAAAGATTTCTATGGTATATTCCCATTGTGGGATATGGATTTGCATGGTTTAGCCATGCCGTTATCGAAAAAAACAAGCCTGCTACTTTTAAGTATCCGTTATGGTCACTGATCTCAGATTTTAAACTTTTCTTTGAATTATTAATTGGAAAACAAAAGTTTAGAGAAACAAATAGTCCGGTATAA
- a CDS encoding deoxyguanosinetriphosphate triphosphohydrolase, with protein MNLNQIFTNQRTGNNPNTKASRTDFQRDFDRIIFSSAFRRLQNKTQVFPLPGSVFVHNRLTHSLEVSSVGRSLGSIIGEFIAEDYKNELTEDSKNFYLYNLGNVIAAACLCHDVGNPAFGHSGEDAIASYFERNEKDLKPKFNEKEWADLVNFEGNANAIRVLAQQQQGKDAGGIQLTFSTLASIAKYPCEAVAKKKGIIHRKKFGFFQNEKEIFLEIAKGTQLISESEEPYIFKRHPFVWLVEAADDICYNIIDMEDAHRLGIVSTADCKNLFFELVKSETDDVKRIETKLSSISNENEQISYLRAKVINALINKSIEMYKYNFETILEGNLDNGLLDIYKKENNALQDIESFSIEKIYNHKAVVEIENAGYNVMYELLDHFIPSILKPEDERKSYDKKALKLLPRQFVYENGTDYQKVLGIIDFVSGMTDNYATDLYRKIKGIDIGMTV; from the coding sequence ATGAATTTAAACCAGATTTTCACCAATCAACGTACAGGAAACAATCCAAATACTAAAGCTTCAAGAACTGATTTTCAAAGGGATTTCGACAGAATTATCTTCTCTTCTGCATTCAGAAGACTACAGAATAAAACTCAGGTTTTCCCCCTTCCCGGAAGTGTTTTTGTTCATAACAGGCTGACACATTCTCTGGAAGTATCATCTGTGGGAAGAAGTTTAGGTAGTATTATCGGTGAATTTATTGCTGAGGACTATAAAAATGAACTTACTGAAGATTCAAAGAATTTTTATCTATATAATTTAGGAAATGTAATTGCTGCGGCATGTCTTTGTCATGATGTGGGAAATCCGGCTTTCGGACATTCAGGAGAAGATGCTATTGCCAGCTATTTTGAAAGAAACGAAAAAGACCTGAAGCCCAAGTTCAATGAAAAAGAATGGGCAGATCTGGTTAATTTTGAAGGAAACGCCAATGCCATCCGAGTATTGGCTCAGCAACAGCAGGGAAAAGATGCGGGAGGAATCCAGCTTACATTTTCTACCTTGGCGAGTATTGCAAAATACCCTTGTGAAGCCGTAGCGAAGAAAAAAGGAATTATCCACCGTAAAAAATTCGGGTTTTTCCAGAATGAAAAAGAGATCTTCCTTGAAATTGCAAAAGGAACCCAACTTATTTCCGAAAGCGAAGAACCGTATATCTTCAAAAGACACCCTTTTGTATGGCTGGTAGAAGCTGCTGATGATATCTGCTATAACATTATTGATATGGAGGATGCCCACAGATTGGGAATCGTATCCACTGCAGATTGTAAGAATTTATTTTTCGAATTGGTAAAATCCGAGACTGACGATGTTAAAAGAATTGAGACAAAGTTAAGTTCTATCTCTAATGAAAACGAGCAAATTTCCTACTTAAGGGCGAAAGTAATCAATGCCTTGATCAATAAATCGATTGAGATGTATAAATATAACTTTGAAACAATCCTTGAGGGAAATCTTGATAACGGTTTACTTGATATCTATAAAAAAGAAAACAATGCTTTACAGGATATAGAATCATTCTCTATCGAAAAGATTTACAATCATAAAGCTGTAGTTGAAATTGAGAACGCAGGATACAATGTAATGTATGAATTATTGGATCATTTCATTCCTTCCATTCTGAAACCGGAGGATGAGAGAAAATCTTATGATAAAAAAGCTTTAAAATTACTTCCAAGACAGTTTGTCTATGAAAATGGGACAGATTATCAAAAAGTATTAGGAATCATAGATTTTGTTTCCGGAATGACCGATAACTATGCCACCGATCTTTATAGAAAAATTAAAGGAATTGATATCGGAATGACTGTATAA